Part of the Zingiber officinale cultivar Zhangliang chromosome 8A, Zo_v1.1, whole genome shotgun sequence genome, TAAGTTCATGATCAAAATCACATAAAGATGCACAAATGCAAATATAAATTCATAGACAAACATACTAATGAAAtggaaaagaaatgaaaatgttGTACAAATGCACAAACATAATGATATAGGAAAAAATGATGTATAAATGGCAAATGCTGTTCTATTTTTATTCAATGATTCCCTTTTGGTGTATGCTATTTGCAAATGGTAATATGTTAATTGACAATAATgtaattagattaaatttaaaGATTTATTGATGGAGAAAATCTTAAGAAACCTTAGGTTTTTAAGATAAGTATAAAAAAAACTGAATATATGAAATGTAGTTTCAGTCATGGTTTCAAATCTTGAATCATGTCAGTTAGCACCAGCAAAATTATTCATTCTGCTTGCTAACCAACACTTGAGAAACTTTGTTGCCCTGGTATGAGTTCTTTGGCAATTCTACCTTCGTTTAGATCATCTTTGGCAAGCTCGAGAGTCTCCTGCAAGGATGAAACCTTTTGATCAAGTTGCAAGGGTCTTCCACCTTTGTCGCGAGAGGTCTAAGTGTCTTTAGTCATTCAACGACTCTCCACCCAAGCCATGAGCTTCTTTTTTGTAACCTAATGCAAGTATCCACCCAAGTAGTGACCTCCTTCCTTAAACAACTCATTTCATGACCAAACACAACACTCCACCCGAACCATAAGCACCTTTCATTACCCAACAAGACCTTGTGCCCGAGCTATGAGCTCCTTCTGCTAACCAGGTAAACTTCCTTTACTCatttctgcttcctcttcttcttctttcctctcttcATACTCCTTGTTGACATGATTGAAATTGAAAGGCATAATACTGAAACCAAACCATTCAAGTTAGAGATTGAACTCCAACACAGGTCAACATTTTAAGCTTGGGTTTTAGTATCAATAAAAAAATGACAGCGTTGTTAGGATGGTTGAACCTGAAACCTATAAGAGTTCAAAAGTACTTTATCTATTATTCAATAGAAAAGGGATATTAATCATTAATAGGATGAAGAATGAGAGAGGAGCTTTTGTAGTTTTGTGTGATAGTTGTGTccttaaattaaaacaaaaaaaaatgataaaattatgGTATGACCCATCAAATTATATAAATCAGTTGTTGACATATTAggcaaaaaaaaataagtaaaaagtTATTGtagcaaagaagaagaaaattctaaGATGGGTATGAAGAAAAGGATACAACAACCACCGAGCATTATTCCACTAGGTGGTATCGGCTATATAGATCATTTTACACTATTGGGCTTTATCCCTTACTTtataatcatctatatttaaataaaatttatcttgttttattattgctaaccaaatcCTTTTTGGTCCTCCTCCTCTTTTGATGTGCGTGTTTGTCGTaatttcacatcacctaactagAGCATTCATTGGTCGTCGTACATGTTGATATCATCTTAAACGTATCTCTTagagttttttctcaatagatgcaactctgactttctctctaatgctcttatttcttattctgtctattctcgtatgtccacagatccaccttaacatcctcatctctgcaactgtCATCTTCTGCTGATTTGCTCAAGTCATAGTCTAATAtttaactccatataacatagcaggtctaactgcgattttgtagaactttcctttaagttttagaggtactttatatcacataaaacacccaacactctcctccatttcaatcgcttgtattctatgtaagacatttcTCTCAATCCTCTCtcgttttgcaaaaataatcctaaatatttaaagctctcacttcacaactcgtcatctcctattttaacaattgtctcattacgtatAATATTctaacttaaattccatatattatgTCTTTATTTTACTAAGTCTAAAACCTTTCCCTTTTAATATTTCCTGCCAAGATTtcaatttagcatttactttttcacgtgtttcatctatcaaaacaatatcatttgcaaacaacatgcaccacgatattgtgtcttgaatgtgtgcaatgaggtcgtccataattagtgtaagaTAGAGAATtaaagttgatccttgatgtaactctatctttattggaaatgcttcggTTACTTCACTTGAAGTTTTTACTCTGGTTGTTACATCCTCATGCATATCCTTAATTGGTTCAATACATGTTACTCTGCCTAAAGTTATTGGaaaggataaaataaaaatactaacaTTTAAGACCAATTAAGTGTAGTTCTAATATGTGATAAAATGAGAGAAATAAGGTTGAGTTAGTGCACaccaataaattttataattagaaAGTTGATCATATTAGGGCTTAAAGTGAAATAAATAGGAGACCAAAAAAGATATTAGCCAATataatagaaaatattaattaattactaGTATATTTTGTTGCATAAAGCTTAATAGAGGAATACAAGCCATGGATTTAAATTTCATGTCATGTCGGTCAACACAGGTGGAATTTACCATTTTTACCACCCGTGGTTGCGCAGAGGGTATCATGACCTCTATAGGGATGCAAAAGGTGTCGTGGCCTCTACAAAGATGCGACACTTGCGGCGGCAACaaccaattttttattttcttaattttaattttagagaataattttaaaaattaataaaataatttaaaatttttaatatatattgcaAATTGAATGAGAATTTTAAATaatctattttttcaaaatataattcttaaacatttaaaataaaatttaaaaatttacaaatacatttaaatattaatttaagacattcaaataattttacaattatcTTTTAGCCTtccaaataattttataattttagatttagttttgaattttgaaaattaattattttacttttatatcttttaaattttttttaaaaaataaatatttttatacatttaaataatttttaaatttatacctTTCTATAGCTGTTGTAAAAATTTAATAGGAATCAAACATCCTATGAACAAAATATCGAAATATGAAATCAACACCTCAATAACTGAAATATAACATCAATAGTGAGCATATATagcaatcaaatattaataaaattaatttttaattaatatacacttatatttaaaaattaaaaagaaagagagtTTTGTTACTATGGGAAAATTGTTATCGGTTCGAGTCGCTAAAATATCCTcttgaaatgtaaggtaagaATACATACAATAGACCCAATGTGGTCGACCCTTCTTGCGGCCCGCATTGACAAAGAACTTCATGCACCGAGTTAccctttatttaaaaattaaaaaaaaaaatatcgaaattGTATCAACATAGAACGATAGGATACCGAAGCTGTTGATTTGGGACCGAAACTTCGGCacaactcaaaattttaaaccttgatacaAGCTAAAGCCAAATAGTCAGGACCAAGgattaaaatttcattttgtgTTGATGGACGAGAAATATTTTGTTTTGCCCACTAGCTGACATATAAAAACAATTCAAGATGATGAAATTGATCAAAATCCTCCATGATGAAGGAAATGCAACAAAGGCTTCCCTGAGCCATCTAAGATTTCCCATGATGTTATGTAAAGTTGGACTTTAGTATGCAACCATTCCACAAAGATAGCAATGCAGCAAAAGGTGGCCAAAGGCGGCAACAAGGCTTCTACGAGAAGGGTGACAAAGGTTAGGGTCCGGTACTcctattctcttcttccttttcgttctTTAATCTTCTTCCACTTCTCCTATTTGATTATTCTTCTCCACCCTAGTGCTCTAGCATAGCAAATGGATACATTTAGCATGACATTGCAACTATCTCATTCTGTCTATGGACATAACCTGATTTAGAACGGGATTTCAAATCTTAATAGGGACTGGCATTGtttgataatgatgatgatgattcaCTTGTAAGATTATTATGCAGAATGTATAGAAGAATATTATTCCTAACCTTAGCATATTAGGTAGCTAAAGTATAGTTTGCtaaaatgagaaaaaataaaaaataacctgTTTCTATATAGCAAAGTTCAAGCTCATCGTATTCACGTAATGAATCTTCATGGAGATGTGCCATCTCAAACATGAAAGCCAAGCTCTCCTGGAAGAAATAAATATAAGGGTCGGATGCAATGAGAAATTGCAAAACAAGAGAGAGAGATAATTTTTAGGAAAATAAAACATAGCAAACAGTTTAGTATTCCATATGGATGTTAATAAGATCAGACTCAGGTGTGGTACCTTCAAAATAAAGAAATTACAGAAGTTCCAGACTGGCATTAGACGTTGTTCactcattttccttatttcctctTCATAAAACTGGGCACGTCTGTCTAATGTATTTCTGATAGATTCCACTATCTTGAAATCAAAGTCCTCCCAGAAGCTTGCATCTACTCCATTTAAGTCCAATTTGCAGCACCTGAGAAGAAACATAAGGAATCTCCTCATAACAAGTAGTTCAAATAAGCATAGGTAAAAAAGTTTTAAGACATTTTGTTTAAGTTTCATGCAGACAATGGGGCTTCATCAAATGTAATAAATTAGCAATGACTTCAATCATGAATCAAGCATACAACAACAAATGAATTTTGTATGTtgtaatatggatttcataaggTCAACTATGTATATGGAAAGCCATGACACACCTTTCTCTTTTTCTGGTGTTAAAATCAACCTCCAGTCTTGCATAAACCTTCTTTGCATTTTTAGTTGCTTGGTCATTATTGGGGTGTGCTTTTGATACAAAGACAATAAACCATTCGCGTTCCTCATTTTGCACAATTAACTTCAACCTAGGCTTTAGGATCGTCTTGAATTCATCAAGGTCCTGAAAATTGTAATCACAACAATCataaatttaaagaataattaacatgatttatatgtttgaaaaagaatagagtcgtctGCTATCTAGACTTGAATAATTACCTCACAGCTAACTAGAACGATAGTTGCATACGGTTCTCGAAACCAAAAGAGGTACTGTTCTTGGGGAAACCGGCTACGCAACCTTGAATCAGTGGTTAATATGAACTCAGCCTGAAGATTCTCCACATAGACAGGATTCCTTGTCTTGTTATTTAAACTGGCCTTCTTCAAAGGCAAGCGTTTTTCTAAACCTTCTTTTACACTAGGCCACAAGTCACTCACATCTTCAACTGGGAAAAGAAGAAACCGGGAGACTTTATCAATAAGAAAAAGTAAACAAGTAAAAGTGCATGAGAATCTTTAGGTACCACAACAGGACAAGGCAATATAAAATTGTTGGGATTTCCATTTTTTTCAATGTGCCCAACTACTAATGATTGATGAAAAAAATTCAAACCAGTCCTATTCTTgacagaaaaataaaaaaataaataaataaatcagctCTATACGCCAACCTGGTCGCTCATCATTCCTTTCAGTGTAATACTTTTCAATCACTAGTTATTTAGCCAAATTCACTTCTacttgacaaaaaaaaaagaatttaactcACCTAGTTAAAGTTACAAATTAACTTAAGTTCAAAATTGAAGTATCTGGCTTCTAATCATTTTGACTCATCCTTAAGAAATCCTTTGCTCCATGGAACAAGAAGGCAAATATAACTAAATCCTATTGGTgtaacttttcaaaacttaaaattatgaAACACAAAACTTAGGAGTTAGTGGCTACCTACAATTATAGAGTAAAGATGAAAAGTGTGATATCTGAGCTACCATTCGCGTTTGTGTCAAGATTTCCAATGTGCTAAGTGTGCCTAGGCGCACCCATGAATTTGCAATTAGAAGTTGATCAACACGGACAAGAACATCCTAACATGTTATTGGCATCCATAAACTCCAGTTAGATCCTTATAAGCTTATAAATGATTTTATCAATATGGCTCCAAAAGGATGTAATACAAACATGGAAAGCTGAATGATCAAAAGAAAGTACAGGTATTGGCTTGAGTATTAGGTAGTGTATTTAAAATCTGACTCAATGATCGGCTGGTTACAATAGAAATCCAAGGCCGTAACAGTTCAGGGGGAATCATGGATTATCCCTATTGCATTGGAGTCTATGCTTGTTCATCCAGAAAACCATGAACTGCCAGGACCATTTATTCACTGGTTGGTCCCACTTCAAAAACACTGGTGCAAAAAAAATTGATTCAAACTCCCCAGCCAACAACACACCAATTAAAGTGGAAGCTGAAGGGGTTAATGGAAAAGGAGGTGCATAGTAATAAGCTAACCAGAAAGATTGAACTCAACAATATAAGAGATGGAAGCTCGAATGCTAGAATAAATATCATTCCTCTACAAGTAATGTCACACCATTTAACTCATCATACCCAACAGTAATACAGAATACATGTTATCAATTTAGAGATTAAAGGTAGCATTCACCAGCAATTTGGATCACAAGGTTAAGGAGCAAAGAGGCAAAAAAGTGAACACTCTTCTATCTTCAGGcacaaaatttttcattgaagTGACATGAGTAAAAATATATGCATTTGGAATTTAGAAATATCACCAAAAGTGTTCGAGATAAATAATTAGTCTCTACTAGACAGATCTACGTAATTAAAAGAGGTGGCCAAAGATTGCCAGACTGGATTTGAGCAATTTGAAGTTTGAACTCCCCTAACAATCAATAACTCCGTAATTCCATTTTATTTTCACCAAAAAATGACAGACCAACCACATAATTCGAGTACAAACTTGATGCATCAGcggagaaaaaaatatattggatTGTAACTATGCATCAAACTTTCTAAAGAAAATAGAGGCGAAACAATGAACTCGAAGCTAGATTTCTCTAGGTACTGAAACCATGATCACTAATTATCTAGTTGAAGAAAGATCGAAGCAGATTCCAccataaaaaacataaatttcataggcAGACTAGGCCTACAACCCATCAAACGTATCGTGGCTCTTCCAATTACCAGATTTCAAGCAGGATCACTATATTAATCTCCAAGTCGGTGCTAGGAACAAAGATAAGGGTGCAGATCTGAGCAGATCTAGGGTTTTCATAATTCGGTTACAGGAAGAGTGAGATGGGGTACCTGCCACGACGAGGCGATCGGAGGTGTTCTTGATGGCCTGGAATTGGGCGAGGTAATTCGCCATGGCGGCGGACGGCGGCCGTCACCAGGCTCACATTCACCGGCTTCGGTGTCGGAACAGCGAGATCGCCGGCAGCCGCGACAGCGAAACacaaatataaaagaatgggcgGATAATCTTATATATGCCCTCCGGAGATTGATTTTCCTGAATGTCTCTTTTAATTCAAGTAGGGCTATTTAAGTAAATACGTACATGAGAGTGAAAGAAGGAGAAGACTATGGCCCAACAAAGGGCTTGATGAAAGGAAAGGAACCCATGAAGAGCCCAAAGCAAAGGTGCAGAGGAGGCCCTCAACTATTAGGAGGCTTCCCACCTGCTTCGAAGAGTTTAGCAAGactttgaaatatatattttgaGCCGTCGCAAGAAGGCTTCAAGCGTGCCTCAAACGACTTGGAAGGAACTCCTTAGAAAGAACAGCATAAGCCAGAAGCCAGAACAGCAGCAGCGGTAGCTTCCGCTCCTGCTGTTAGTATCTTGTCCCCAAGTGTTATACTTGATGAGCTTAAGTCAACAAGCCATGATCAAAATAACCAATATTGTATACTGGATTAGCTAGCCGAAGTTAttgatttattgattaaaatataaatattagaaataatcTTTTATAGACATGCAGTAAAATATGAAAATAGAcatctaaaaattctaaatttgaggaaaattttatcaaaatcttattgataaaaaaattattaaaaattaattaaataaatattaaatagtcTTAAATCTTACATCTATAAAAGACGAAAATACTTTCAAACCCTAACTcaataaaagataataaaaattaaaattcttccaagtcttcaaaaatttttaaatgatatttttttaatttgaaatcaACTCGTTATgagttaattaattataaatttataaacaagatttaatttaatatattatatatctcTAATTCAACTAGAGTAAAAAATATGACCTCTAAAAGTTTGCTcggtttttccgcatcatattatAACTATATCTCCTTATCATGTTTAGATTCAATCTCCAACCTTCTTCATTGTTGATCCTgtctaaaaatataaaagatgGCAGATAGGGGCGTAGCTATGGGGTTGACTAAGTGGCTACTCCGCACGGTCCTGCAACACAGGCGTTAGTGCCTGGTCGAGAAGAAGTTCTCGGCGTTGGCctttgatgctcaagtcagtttccgACACAATGGAAAATAATAAGAATGTTGTAGCAAAGAGCGTGTAAAGCTGCGTATACCTCCACCTGTAGATGGGGAATCCCCTCCCCCCTTTATAGTGTCATTGTAGTGTTTGGGCATGCATTCCAAAGTGTATACATATTTTCCAAAGCGTCCTagaaaaagacaagtcaaaaactGTCTTTGGAACATTTCCTTAAACGAACGCGCAAATCTCTGATGTGATAGATGGGAAGCTTATAAAGTATGATTTATTTGCTGAACATGCTTTGTTATCATTGACACTACCCTCCAAAAGGATATGATGAGATATATAGTTGGGTCCCACTGCAGGCCAACCGGATTCTACTCGGACTGGTTGTCCCAGTTCGGTCATGTCGTTCAGAGCTTCTGGCTTGCCCCTTCTCTACTTCTCGACTGTCGATGGTTACCTTTGTCCGACCAGCCATGCCGCACGATCGGCAAGGACTAGCCAATCGTGAATTGTCGATTACCTCTTAACTCCAGTCATCGCTACTAGTGGATGACCGTTTGTCATCCTCGCCCGGCCGACGTGGAGCTCTCAATAGTCTAGTCCAATTAGTCGGCCAGGGCCTTTAACTATTTTTGACCTTAACCTCCGCGTTAGCAGGCTTTTTCCTTCTTTGACCCTTCTTTGGTGGAGCTCCTCTTCATCACTATATCATAAGTCTtctcctcaagtctagttgaaggaagaggtaagttcgactgactggacttttaATGTTCTCTGTAAACACTTTCGCCGACCGAACACACTAGGGTTTAGAGTCGTCAATCGGCTATCACAATCAATATTTAAACTGTTCTTCAAGAAGCTGCTCTCTTTTCAGCCTAGCGCTTTAGGTTTTAAAGTCGTTGCTCGGCTATGATGTTCACTCCTCCTGCCACCTTCCATTTGTCGAGAAGCTGCCTTTTCTCCTATTGGAGATGCTAAAGTTTAGAGCCGCTGCTCGACTATGATAAACACTTTTAGCCATCTTTATACTTTTTCCTATCAATATCATAATATGCTATTCATATGCCAAGGCTGATGCCACTCGGATCTATCATGGCCAACACTTAATCATTTTTTAACTTCCTTATGATCTCTGGTTCGACCACTTACCCCCACGTAGTGTCTTTTAATTGCTGCTGACATCACCATAACTTCTTGAAAACCATTCAAATCTCGAACCATTAATGAAAAGTACGTTTGGTCATGCCTTTTAATCATGCGCTCTCCCTCCTCATTAATGCCACCTGTAATCGAATATCACGTGTCGCTTTTCCCTTTCACCGCATGTGTAATGTGATACGTGACTGTTTGGATTTGATGCGACGACTACCTTTTGAATTCAACGACTTAGATCACGTCTCATCTTCCAAAACCCTTGATCGGACGACCTGGGAACGTTGTGCTCAGGGGTTTTAAACCcttcatctccttcttccttccatATTGCCTTTGTCTTCCTCTTGTTCATTTCCTTGCTGTCGGTTCCTTGCTTATCGCCGGCGATCCTTCTCCAGTAAGCTTCCTCTCTTTCTCCCTTTCAATCTCTGATTCCTATCTTTTATTTCATGGCACCTTCTCCTTCTCCCCCTCTCCCTGGCTATCCCCGGGCTGTGGTACACCTCCACCGTGTCTAATTTTAACAGTGACGAGGTTGATCAAATGAAACTAACCTACTACATTTTCGGCGATTACCAAATCGTCATTCCCTCTACTGATGCTCACCTTCATACACCTCTAGACGACTTTCTTCCCTTTTTCAAAGACCAGTTCTTTGCCGGCTTACTCTTTCCCATCCATCCCTTCTTTTCAAAAGTTTTAGATACTTTCACAATCCACTACATCAATTAGTGTTTAATTTCTTTAGATTACTATGCGGGGTTGTAGTATTATTCTGTCTATACAGGATTCCTCTTGTACCCCATATGTTTCACAATTTTTAGTATCTGAAGTTGTTCGAGCTAGACACTTTCTTTTTTCAAACTCGAGTGGACGCCATTTATTTTGACAAAATGCTTACCCCAAATAAATACTAAAAAGAGCACTACTTCTTCATTCGTCTCCTTGCTCGGCCCGTCTTTCTGACCAACTGGCAGATAGAATTGTCGAAGCCTCTTCTGCTTAGGAGACACCGAGGCGAATCAGCTTACCTCCAAACAACTGTGAGTCTTGCCGGTCAGAAGCATCACATATATAGGTTGCTTTTGGAGGGAGTCTTATATGTATTCGGGCTAAGCCCTATCTAAACACGGTTGTTTGTCCCTCTAGATacatcatttttcttcctgtcatctttgaatctaattgatttctctcccttttttacaGATCAAATCATGAATAGAGCGTTACTAAGTGGCAAGTGTAAGCTTGTCGATGTGGAGATCAACATTAAAGGAGTGGTCAAGATGGAGAATCGCGGATTATTATCGGTCGAGCATTCTGAAGAGCTGACAGGTGAAGCAGGGGGAAGCGGGGTAGCGGCCAGTGAAGCAGCGCCCAACACTGGCGAGTTGTCGCTCGAGCGCCCCTCTATGGCACCGACCATGGTCCTATCAGAATCGACCACCTCTAGCGAGCTGTTGATCCAGCACCACAAGAGGCACCAAACGGAGTCTTCCTCTAGCTCGGTAACTTCAGCTTTACAACCCCCCCCCCCTCGTTCCCACAGCAACTCCTCGACCTCCATCCGAGCGAGGTGAGACTTCTTCCTCCATAATTTCTAAGAGGGAGGTTGTCCTACCGACTCCTTCTTTTGACCGGACTCCCTCTTTGTTTGGGTTGCCGATCGGGACAATATTCGAGTCATCGATCTCCTATCTGCCATCTCTGCGGGTTAGCACAAAAGCCCTCACTTCCATTATACGTTCCTCCCCCATGTTTAAGTCCAAGGGTCAGGCCATCTTAAAGCCTTCAGATCCGAGCGGCCACCAATATATCAAGGTCATCATCCGCTTGCCAACCGATGAGTGGCACCATCTAGACGACGTCGAGTTGTGCTCCCCAGAGCACCAAATCAAAATTCAAGGTCCCATGGCACAGACCTAGGCAGACGCTAGGCCAGAGCAGTGACCATTTCGCCCAAGGAGCTTGTTGGCAATTATAGTTTTGGGGTAAATTTAGCCGaatcttttctttacttttcctgTTCGACACTAACTATTTCTTTCAATTGTAGTTCTAGGTGGAGAGTTTGGTTATATGCAGAGGTTGGCCTTCCTGGAGCATGAGAACCAACAGCTGCAAGCCCCGGTCGAGCAAACAGACACCTCACGAGCTCGGGTTGAGTAGCTAACTGTGGAGATGCCCCAACTAAAGAAAGATTTAGACACGAGCTTTGAGTAGCTACTAGGGTCCAAGAGGGTGCTTATGGTGGAAAAGAATAAGTATCATGATCGGGCTCTCTAACTCGATTGATTAACCAAGCGTGCTCATCACTTTGAGTCAAAAATTAATTCGCCAGTCATTAGGAAGCTCTAAGCCATTGAAGACCGGATATCAAAAATAAAGAGGCTTGGGTCTTGGAAAAGAAGCTTGAAGAGGCAGAAGCTGCGTTAGCGGCCAAGCGTGTTAGCCGAACCACAGAGCGGATGGCGAGCGAGCTCCAGCTCGGAGAGCACTAACGAATAATTGATGAGAAAGACACTAAGTCGATCACAATGAAGGTCGAGTTGAGGCGTCCAAGACCTAATTCAACAAGTTTAAGGAATTGCCCAATCGGTTGGAACCTTTTAGGTGAAGTACCTTCGCTCCCAGATTTCAACCAAATGTTCACCGATCAAACTCTCCGTCTCTTTGACTACAACATTGATGGAACCCTCCAATAGCTGAAGGACGACGACTACCTCTCCACCGAGATGTTGACCAaaattataaaaagggagaaaatCATGGATTTGCTCCCAGATGACATGCTTAACTACATTGCATAGTTCTTTCTATAAGTTTATCAGTAGCTTCTTGTACTCACCAAAGGCACCctgtaaaaattttctaagtatgaaTACATGCACATCCGTTCGGCCCTTTTGAGTTCTCTGTTCTATAGTCTTGTGGTCTTTTAACTTATCCTTAGCATAGGAGACTTGACTTTTTATATTTGTCTGTATAATATATAGAACAAAAGTTGAGCTTGGTCGAGCGGCATGTGTGTATTGAGCACTTAGTGTGAGTGCTtcgttgcttatatcattgtcaCATGACACgtgagtctggaggcatgagagcttagctcacttataactcgcatgaaTGGGTTAAGAGTCTTTGCACTTAGCAAgagggctttgctcacttataacttggtcgaagaGCTCAAGAATTTGGAGGTGTGAGAGCTcagctcatttataactcactCGAACGGgtcaagagtctttgacacttagcgcgagggctttgcttgcttataacttggctgaacagctcaagagtctggaggtgtgagagctcaACTCACTTATAGCTCTCCCAAATGGGTTGAGAATCTTTGACACTTAGCGTGAAAACTTTGTTCGCTTATAACTTCGCAGAACGGCTCAAAAGTATGGAGGAGTGAGAgctcagctcacttataactcgcccgaacGGGTCGAAggtctttgacacttagcgcaagagttttgctcacttataacttagctgAACGGCTCAAGAATCTAGATGCGTGAGAgctcagctcacttataacttacccaaatgagtcgagagtctttgacacttggcaTAAGGGCTTTtttcgcttataacttggtcgagtgGCTTAAGAGTATGGAGGTGTGAGAGCtcggctcacttataactcgctcgaatgagtcgagagtctttgacacttagcacGAGAGTTTTGCTCGCTTATAATGTGGTCGAACGGCTAAAGAGTTTGACACActtattaatttttccttcaaattttCTTGCATTCGTGGAacaaatatttttacaatttacatGAATTTAATCATGGCCTTACTACCCTGCTCGGTAGAGCTATAGATGGTTTGTACTCTAAGTCTATTTCAGATTCCTCCCATtttcatcttgtaaataataagctCTCGAAATGGGCTTTTGGATTACTTTATACAGTCCTCCCTAAGGGGCTTCTAGCTTCTTGACATCACCAACTAGCTTTACTCTTTTTCAAACTAAGTCATTGACTTGGAAGTATCTCGGGATTACCCTTCTGTT contains:
- the LOC122009106 gene encoding trafficking protein particle complex II-specific subunit 130 homolog; the encoded protein is MANYLAQFQAIKNTSDRLVVAVEDVSDLWPSVKEGLEKRLPLKKASLNNKTRNPVYVENLQAEFILTTDSRLRSRFPQEQYLFWFREPYATIVLVSCEDLDEFKTILKPRLKLIVQNEEREWFIVFVSKAHPNNDQATKNAKKVYARLEVDFNTRKRERCCKLDLNGVDASFWEDFDFKIVESIRNTLDRRAQFYEEEIRKMSEQRLMPVWNFCNFFILKESLAFMFEMAHLHEDSLREYDELELCYIETVSTPGKQRDFGGLEHGDDQAALLKPGFKPLSQIVQDDSFREFEFRQYLFARQVKLLFRLGRPLEVVMRGYSFIISFSKTLALHENTLPFCLREVWVISACLAIISSTSSIYDGLAAPDNEKEFYRLHGDLYSLCRIKFMRLAYLIGYGVEIEKSPVNSASLSMLPWPKPSIWPAVPEDASAKVLAKEKACFFLFLGYILFLKDLNETYIDCELKKS